The sequence ATGTGTGTAACTTGTTTCTTATTTTCCCTGAAAACTTTTTAAGGAAAGGATCAAGTTGTTAATATATTGTATACCCCAAAGCACCTTACAAGAAGTATTTTACAAGTCACAGTTCAAagcaattttatatattatagaacCTAAGATTGCTTATCTTGGAATGAGATAACAAAGACTTTTGTTGAAATCCCAGGTATACCAATTTGGCCACTGGTTAGATGTGTAACTTTTGACTCACCAATCTAGCTCTAGTTTTCTCATTAAAGAAGAATGATGTCCAATCATCATAAAGTGCTTATTTTAAATACAACATTTCTAGAATGCAGCTAACATGCAAGTTGGGGTCATCCCATAAGTATAATGACCTTTGTCTTCTTAAAGGATCTCTTAGATACATCCTCCAAGTCCCTGAGTGATATTCTTTGCTATAACACATAATATATCTGTTTACATAACTCTCAGGTATTTGAAGAGAAACTATAAGCTGATCAACTCTCTTTCACTTCACCTTAGTTTAGATGCAGAAATCTCTCCTTTTACATTGGAAATGTGTATGTGCCTGAAGGGAGGCCATAGCTCCTGGGAGCAGGATTCCCAAACCAATTCTTCATGTTTTTAACCACAGGAGAGTGGCTCTTATAGAGTCAGCATCTTCATAAAGTTGTCCAGTTGCTAAAGCCACAATAGAAGGCCAGTGAGAAGTTGAGGAGTCACACATTGCCTGGAAGCAGTTGAATGATCAAACTGCTACTTGGAGCACTTTCTCTGTAAGTCTTTTGGGAATAGTACAGTGGAAAGTGAATCATAAGTGAGAATGTAAGTTTGGTTTTCTACTtaattctttgtttattttagagaatGTTATTGCACCTTCATATATGAGTTTGTAAAGACCTTGAAAATCACTGACATAAAAAAAGCATGAGCCCATTAGAGCACGGGCAGCTGAGCTCACAGTAGTTAAGCTCTAGTCTGTCTCCAGCAGAACAGTTGACCAGCAAGTATTCCTACTTTGAGCAATAGAGATATATTGTTAGTTTCTGGATTTGTGCCAACTGtcacaaagaaaaatgaatcaaaCCTCGTCCTTGACCGTAATGAGCTTTGGTCTTCCTAGGAGAGGTGGTTAAGAACTATGGATCCAGTCGGAGAGATAAAACTACAAAAAAGAAACCTACAAACTTCCCAGAGACTCCATGTAAGGAAGATCACTTTTAAATTGGAACActagggaggccagactgtgctGAAATAACTACAGATCATGGGAGAAGAACCAGTTGGATGTCTGAATCTGAGCAGAGCTGTGGCCAGAGCTGCTAAAATGTGGCAGCAGCCTTGAATTAGGGTCAATTTAAATCAGTGGTTAGGTCAGTTGTCACGGCTGGGTGTAGCTCTGTCCTTCTCAAAGTATTATTCCTGGAAAGGCAATATCACCATTACTGGGAATTTGTTAGAAGGACAACATTTTGGGCTTCCCCCTCAGATGTATGTACAAAATTGGTAACTGGGGGTTTTGTTCAGCAATCTGTGTTTCAACAAAAAATCCAGGTGATTTGATGCATACTCGCATTTGAGAACTAGTGgtctagattaaaaaaaagtcatggtGAGAGTACCATACcatatatttgagaaaaaaataaagtaactctAAACCTTGATTAGGACATTTTTTGTGTGTCCAGGGGTGCCCCGACCAGATGTCCAAAACATCCATCTGTGAGAGATGACCTTCCCTCTGCTTCAGGGGAGAGCACAGCAGAACCTGGCAACTTCTTCACCAGCAGGATCCTGGATGGTTAAGGAGAGACTCAAAGAGAACTAAAGTTGCTGTCTGTGTAGCATTGTATCCTGAGGCATGTTTAAGGATTCCTTCAGTTCTCCCCTTGTCCTCAATCCCTCACTTCCtgatttttcctccttttccagGCAATTGCAGAGGAGGTTTTATTTTCTTAGGCGGTTACTTActgaatatatatacaaatacagaGACTGCGTAggtattttttgtatttattgttcTATCACAAGGttacatttttttcatcactaaattattttttatttgattctgCTTTGTTCAGCTTTTTACTGAGTGTTAAGCAAGAATGCTGAAGGTTAATAGTAGAGCAAGATATGGAGACACTAAATTAAATTAGTCAAGGGCATCATGATACTTTCAAACATCTGTCAGTCCATATATCTGAACTATACTTATGGAGTGCCTATTATGTCTCCAGGTTCATTGTGTTTTCCTCTGTGCTATAATATAAAGATAAGATTCTATTGCTGGCAGATGGAGCACAGACTTTTTGCAAAACAATTAGGAAACACCAATGAGTATAGGAAACTTTTATCAATATTTGATAGCAGCATGATCAGAGAAACAATGGAGAGAAGAGGCATCTATGTatgtaaaaaagaataataattttaaaaattgtaagagGTGTAATTCTTGGTACAGGTAGAATAGGACAATCAGAAGTTAGTTATCTGAGGGCAAGAGAGTTGATTCTATAAGAAACATATGACATATACAAAAGCACCAAGATGAGACCAAGCAAAGTATGTTCAATAGGTGCCCGAGTCTATGTGGGTGAGGTAGAAACATACTTGAAGGGAGTTATTCTTTATTCATAAAGTTATGAATACTAAGAAGATTGTTTAATATGGAGTGATGTGATACAATTTACATTGTAGAGAGATTTTATGCCAATAGAATTGTGAAGAAACTTTACAGCCCAGAATGGAGGCAAAGAGATAAGATAAGAGGTTTTTAATGAAACAGTCAAACCCTGAATTCATGTGTCTTTTCTTTCAGCCAGTTCCAGGTCCACCTGCCAGTCATGGTATCATCTCTCAACAGCACAGGAACCCAGGTGACTGAATTCCTGATGATGTGCCTGCCGGGAATGCAGGACACACAGCATTGGCTGTCTGTAGCCCTGGCTCCCCTCCTGGTTTTGGCACTAGGTGCCAATTTTGTGTTATTACTTGCCATCTGGCAGGAGGCATCTCTACATGAGCCCATGTACTACCTGCTTGCCATCCTCTCCCTGCTGGATGTCATCCTCTGTCTCACAGTCATCCCCAAGGTCAGTGCCCCCCTGAATTCACTCTCAGGCAGCCAATCCTCtttcttggtttgtttgttttttcctgctgTAAATCTGCTTACACCTGAATAAAAGTACTCAATGAACAGCCTGCACCATTACATTTGGTCTATCTGAGCTAAGATATGCCACCTCTCATTCTCCAGGTCCCTGTTTTTCTAAGGCTTTACTCTTTCCCAAATAACAGGTCCTCTCTCAATGTCTGAGTCAGTGATTTTCCAACTTCTGCCCTTCTTTTTACTTCCAGGGTGATTCTCCTTGACTGTGAATGACCCCACCTTTACATCCAAGGCCTCTAGAATTTACTTTCTAAGATGTGACTGGATGTATGCATATGTCATTTACTGATATAGGAAACATAGTTGGAAAAGGGTTCTTATGAATATGTAGAGGTTGGagtctttaaatataaatattggaTTACTGGGCTTAATGTCCTGTGATACATTTAGATGGGCAGATGTGTCAGCTGGAGTTTGGGTAAAAACTATAAAGATCAAGAGCAGACAGgctataaataaacatttttaaataaaaatcatgctCTATAGATAAAGGGAAATGGTTGTAAATCAAGCTCTGGAGATGAGATTTGGGTGCACAAAGAGGGAACTTAAAAACAGGATACTGTCCCAGAGGGGATTATGGGGCTGTGGCTTGGGGATATGGAAGGTTGAAGCCATCTGAGTGTTTTCCGTGTTAGGTACCTCAGGGTGGGAATGGATGTACAGTTTTTGAGAATGATGATTCTGGCAGGTCCTGCTCATCTTCTGGTTCAACATGAAGCCCATCAGCTttgctggctgcttcctgcagatGTTCATCATGAATACATTCCTTCCCATGGAGTCCTCCACCTTTCTAGTCATGGCCTATGACCGCTATGTAGCTATCTGCCACCCACTTCGCTACCCATCCCTCATCACTGAACAGTTTATCATTAATGCAGCCGTTTTCATTGTCTTGAGAAATTTTCTGGCCACACTGCCCACACCTGTTCTGGCTGCCAGGCTCAACTACTGTGCCAGCAATGTGGTGGAGAACTGCATCTGTGCCAACATCTCTGTGGCAAAGCTTTCCTGTGGGGATATTTACCTGAATAAACTCTACCAGTTTGTGAGTGTTTGGTGCCTACTGGGTTCTGATCTGGTACTCATCTTACTATCCTACTGCTTCATCCTGAGAGCTGTGATGCGTCTGCAGTCAGGAGGTGCAGCCACCAAGGCCTTGAGTACTTGTGGTTCCCACCTCATTCTTATACTATTCTTCTATACATTGCTGCTGGTATTCATCTTCACAAACAAGGCAGGAAAGAAGGTGCCCTCAGAGGTACCCATTCTTCTCAATGTCTTGCATCACCTTATTCCACCAGCCCTGAACCCCATTGTTTATGGAGTGCGAACACAGGAGATCAAGCAAGGAATTATCAAGCTACTGAAGTACCACTATTGAGAGGTGAGAGTCAAAGATCAGGGATTATGGAATTTGGGGCATATATTAGTGATGGTTTCATCTGAATTCCAT is a genomic window of Myotis daubentonii chromosome 9, mMyoDau2.1, whole genome shotgun sequence containing:
- the LOC132241888 gene encoding olfactory receptor 56A4-like, with the translated sequence MVSSLNSTGTQVTEFLMMCLPGMQDTQHWLSVALAPLLVLALGANFVLLLAIWQEASLHEPMYYLLAILSLLDVILCLTVIPKVLLIFWFNMKPISFAGCFLQMFIMNTFLPMESSTFLVMAYDRYVAICHPLRYPSLITEQFIINAAVFIVLRNFLATLPTPVLAARLNYCASNVVENCICANISVAKLSCGDIYLNKLYQFVSVWCLLGSDLVLILLSYCFILRAVMRLQSGGAATKALSTCGSHLILILFFYTLLLVFIFTNKAGKKVPSEVPILLNVLHHLIPPALNPIVYGVRTQEIKQGIIKLLKYHY